In Chitinophaga oryzae, the sequence CTGCGATGCTACCGATTGTTCCAAACGCAATTTTACATATATCTCTGTCACAGTCATTTTCTTATGGTCCTCCAACAGCTTTATCATCTGCTGGCGCAACTTATGGTTGATAGCACGCAAAACCATAGCGGCCTTTTTAACGGCAATGTAATCCAATTTGATCTGGTCTTTTTCATTGTTACCTCTAGAAATAATAAGAGTATTAGAAGAGGTAGTTAATAATGTTTTTTCCATCGCATAATAGTTTTTAAAAAATGATGAAATGAAAGGGATCAACGGACAGTAATCGCAAAACAGTTAGACAACAAATGCGGTTATCGATTTATACAAAAATATAATATCTGTCACAATAAAAAAAATTTCTATACCTTATTTTATCATATATAACCCGAGGATATGTGCAAATTAGATGTAATTTGACAATTACATGACAAATAAAACGAACGTGTTAGGGTTTTTGGGGGAAATAAAACCCTTTGAGGTAAAAAGGGCTGAAATAAGCGAGGTCAGCAAAGGATTTTTGATGGAATAACTGTTCAGCCAGCGGGGCCATATCCGCGGCGCTCATTTCATAGGGAATAAAAACGGCATTATCGATGGAAGGCAGCATAGCGGCCCACTTCGGGCTACCATTGCCAAAAAAATATATCTTCTTTTGCGCCAGCCAGGCATCCAGCGACGCCGGTTCCAGGATGAGGGCCTGCGGCTCCACCACCGGCTGCAGCGAGGTGTCATAAATAGCAGTGAACACTTCCTGGCGGCGTGCATCCAGCATAGGGCAATACCAGGCGTTTTCATCCTGTACAGCTGTTTTGGCGCCCTGCGCCATCATTTGCAGCGTGGGAACGGCCAGCAGCGGCTTATTCCAGGCATAACACAACCCTTTGGCGGTAGCCACGCCTACACGTAAACCGGTGTAAGACCCGGGGCCGGCACTGACAGCCACGGCATCAAGATCGGCCGCAGTAACGCCCTGCTCACGCAGCACCTGCTGCACATACAACACCATCGCGGCGGCATGGTCCTGCTGCTGCTCGTTTACAAGTGTCTGTAACGCTTTCCCCCGCGGGCCAGGCTCACCGAACCGGTAGTGGTGGCTGTATCTATGCTAAGTATTAATGCCATTGTTATATCGCCTCGTATTCTGTTTGTAATAATGCGGCTACCTGGTAACGGTCATCACCGGTAGCGTCATGCACCGCTTTCAGTACTTCATACACATGTTTCACGCCTATACGCTCACACCATTCAAAAGGTCCGAACGGATAGTTGGTGCCTAATTTCATGGAGGTGTCTATATCCGCGCGGGAAGCAGTCCCCTCCTGTGCTGTCAGGTACGCTTCATTGATGATCATACAGACCACCCGCGGCGTCACCATCCCCGTAGCATCCGCTACCAGCGTGTATTCCCAGTTGAGCCGGTACATAATGTCTGCCAGCACCTCCTGCTGCCCGTCATCCATCAGCGTCACCTCAAGCAGCGGCAGGCTGATAAATCCCGGCAGAAAATTGCAGCCCATAATGTTGAACCCCTGCTCAAAAGCATAATGGTTCATCAGATCGGACAACGATGTTTTTACCATCCCCGCCAGCACCGGTACTCCGGGGTTACGGGCGTATACCGCCGCATGGTCCGGCCGGTCATCGAAAATAAGGTCTATTACCAGGTCGAACGCTTTCACAGACAACACCTCTTCCAGGCTGGTCTTCCATTGTACCTCATGCCGGGAAAAATCTCTTTGCTGCAATTCATCATACCGCTGCGCATCTGCTATTACGAGGATATTCATGCGTTAAATTTCGGCAAACCTAAGAAAAAAATCTTTTTATCTTCCTGTTAAACCGGCCGCCTGCCGGGCCACTGCTGCCCTCCGCACCACTTATTTTTATATTTTCGTTATATGGAAAAGCAAATTATCAATACCAATCAGGCGCCCGCTCCTATCGGGCCATACAACCAGGCTGTAAAAGCTGGTAATATCCTTTATGTGTCCGGTCAGATCCCTGTGGACCCCGCCACCGGCGAACTGGTAAAATCCGGCATCACGGACGAAGCCCATATGGTCATGAAAAACCTGCAGGCAGTACTGAAAGAGGCCGGTCTTACGTTCGACAACATCGTAAAAACGACCATCTTCCTGACGGACATGAATGATTTCCCGAAAGTAAATGAGGCGTACGGCAGCTATTTTACCGGTAATTATCCTGCCCGCGAAACCGTGCAGGTAGCAGGTTTGCCCAAAGGCGTGAATGTGGAAATATCTGTGATAGCGCACAGCTAAACATCATCTATGGATGAAAAAAAGAGATGCCCGCGGACATCTCTTTTTTTGTGTTAATATTTTTCGGCGCTTTCTTCAGGTCCCTTTGCCGGCTTAGGCTCGTTACTGCCGAACAAGGTGGCTGCCAGTCTTGCATCGTGGCCGTACACATCGTCCCGGAAGTTCAGTTTTCCTTTGCTGTCCACAAATGCCGTAAAGTAAACAATGAACACCGGTACTTTATTTTTCACCGTTGCATACTTCTCTTTACCGGCATTCATGGCTTCGTCGATCTTTTTCTCCGTCCAGGCAGAATCAGCTCTCAGCAGCCATTCTGCCAGGTGTTTAGGTTCTGCCACCCG encodes:
- a CDS encoding ArsR/SmtB family transcription factor, with amino-acid sequence MEKTLLTTSSNTLIISRGNNEKDQIKLDYIAVKKAAMVLRAINHKLRQQMIKLLEDHKKMTVTEIYVKLRLEQSVASQHLAILRRAGIVITERDGKFIHYTINKQRIAEVAKFVEELVG
- the tsaB gene encoding tRNA (adenosine(37)-N6)-threonylcarbamoyltransferase complex dimerization subunit type 1 TsaB; its protein translation is MVLYVQQVLREQGVTAADLDAVAVSAGPGSYTGLRVGVATAKGLCYAWNKPLLAVPTLQMMAQGAKTAVQDENAWYCPMLDARRQEVFTAIYDTSLQPVVEPQALILEPASLDAWLAQKKIYFFGNGSPKWAAMLPSIDNAVFIPYEMSAADMAPLAEQLFHQKSFADLAYFSPFYLKGFYFPQKP
- a CDS encoding 3-hydroxyacyl-CoA dehydrogenase family protein is translated as MNILVIADAQRYDELQQRDFSRHEVQWKTSLEEVLSVKAFDLVIDLIFDDRPDHAAVYARNPGVPVLAGMVKTSLSDLMNHYAFEQGFNIMGCNFLPGFISLPLLEVTLMDDGQQEVLADIMYRLNWEYTLVADATGMVTPRVVCMIINEAYLTAQEGTASRADIDTSMKLGTNYPFGPFEWCERIGVKHVYEVLKAVHDATGDDRYQVAALLQTEYEAI
- a CDS encoding RidA family protein gives rise to the protein MEKQIINTNQAPAPIGPYNQAVKAGNILYVSGQIPVDPATGELVKSGITDEAHMVMKNLQAVLKEAGLTFDNIVKTTIFLTDMNDFPKVNEAYGSYFTGNYPARETVQVAGLPKGVNVEISVIAHS